From the Anaerobacillus alkaliphilus genome, the window GTTAATAAATATGTAACATTCGTGGCAAACAAAGGTGTTGAACCAGTCTTCTACGTAGAAGCAGAAGCAAGAACTGGCTCGATTACCATTCAAAATGAATAAATAAGGGGATAGATGAAAGTGAAAAGGTTATATCGGACACAACACGACCGAAAATTAGCAGGAGTATGTGGCGGTTTAGGGAAATATTTTAATATTGATCCAACGGTCGTTAGGATTATATTTATCTTGCTAATCATCCCAACTGCATTTCTGACAATGCCAATTGCATACCTCATCGCGACATTTCTAATCCCTAACGAACAGGATGTAATCTAAGATGCGTTGGCTTATACATCTCCTCGTCAATAGTGTCGTGCTAGTCGTCGTCGCAGGCTACTTTGAAGGTTTTTATTTAGAAAGTGTCTCAGCAGCAATTCTCGCAAGTGTGTTGTTGTCCATTATCAATGTTTTGATCAAACCAATCCTCGTGATTTTAACGTTGCCAGTTACGGTGGTTACGTTTGGACTGTTTTTGTTCGTTATTAACGCGATCACCCTAATGATCACAGCAGCTCTCATGGGGGACGCATTCCAAATCTCCGGTTTTGGCATGGCGATCATAGCTTCCATCATTATTAGTCTATTGAACATGCTCATTAATAATTTTGTTGTGAAACCGATGCAAAAAAAGTAAAACGCTCATATTTGAGCGTTTTTTTTTAATCTTCATATGAAAAAGTGGTAGCGAACTGGTATCTTTCGACTGGCAAGAGCATTTACAGTCCAAACGCAGTCATTTACAGTCCGAAATCAAAAAATACAGTCCAAACTAGAGCATTTACGGTCCAAACTCGAATTTTACAGTCCAAACGTACTTTACGAGTTTATTTTCTTTAAAAATATAAGCTAGCTAGTCAAACTAGAGTTGTTCTTACGATAAAAGATAATATTCTAGCTCACTTATCAGCTATAATATGCATTTACAATCCAAACGCAATCATTTACAGTCCGAAACTCAAAAATACAGTCCAAACTAGAGCATTTACGGTCCAAACTTGAAAATTACAGTCCAAACGTACTTTACGAGTTTATTTTCTTTAAAAATAGAAGCTAGCTAGTGAAACTAGAGTTGTTCTTACGATAAAAGATAATATTCTAGCTCACTTAACGACTATAAAAAGCACTTACAGTCCAAACGCAGTCATTTACAGTCCGAGACTAAAAAATACAGTCCAAACTAGAGTATTTACGATCCAAACTTGAAATTTACAGTCCAAACGTACTTTACGAGTTTATTTTCTTTAAAAATAGAAGCTAGCTAGTGAAACTAGAGTTGTTCTTACGATAAAGATAATATACCAGGTCACTTATCAACTATAAATAGCATTTACAGTCCAAACTCGGTCATTTACAGTCCGAGACTAAAAAATACAGTCCAAACTAGAGTATTTACGATCCAAAATTGAAATTTACAGTCCAAACGTACTTTACGAGTTTATTTTCTTTAAAAATAGAAACTAGCTAGTGAAACTAGAGTTGTTCTTACGATAAAAGATAATATTCTAGCTCACTTATCAGCTATAATATGCATTTACAATCCAAACGCAATCATTTACTAAAGTTAGTCTAAAAAGTGGACACGTAAAAATGGATATAAAGTATAATACAAATATCATTTAAGAGGACGTGTTCACATGGGGAAACATTATGATCAGGAATATAAAGATTATGTAGCGAAACTAATAGTAGAAGAAGGTAGAAAAATTCGAGAACTGTCATATGAGTTAGAGATTTCCCATTCTACTGTTGGGAATTGGGTTAGAGACTTTAAACAAAGACGTAATACTAGTAGTTCAAAAGAAGAGTATATTACCCCAAAAGAGTTAGAAAAGTTAAAGAAACAACACGAGGCAGAACTCCAAAAATTGAAAGAGGAAAACGAAATATTAAAAAAGGCAATGCACATCTTCACGAAAAACCCCATGTAATCTATAACTTCATCTTTGCTCATAGAGATGAACATACTGTTGTGAAGATGTGCAAAGTACTTGGAGTTTCCACAAGTGGATTTTATAAGTGGGTAGATAAGCAGAATAGTAGTGTTCAATCTGAGAAGGAGACCTACAAAGAAGAAGTTAAACAAAAGATTAAAAAGTCTTATCATCTAAGCATGGGTACTTACGGAAGCCCTAGAGTTCATGATGATCTAGTTGAATGGGGATATACTATCTCAGAAAAAACAGTAGCCCGCCTGATGAAAGAAATGGGTCTAAGAGCTATACCTGAAGAAAAGTATGTCGTGACTACAGATTCTAATCATGATTTAAACGTCTACCCTGACCTGGTTAAGCGTCAATTTAATGTAGATGAACCCAATCGAGTATGGGTCTCTGATATTACCTACATTTGGACTCTAGAAGGCTGGGTTTATTTAGCCAGCATTATGGATCTGTTTTCTAGAAAAATAGTCGGCTGGAGAGCTGAAGCACATATGAAGAAAGAACTTACAATACAAGCCTTGAATATGGCTCTTGTATCCAGGCAGCCACAACCTACAGATCAATTAATTCATCATTCAGACCGGGGCTCTCAATACTGTTCCAATGGTTATATTGATCTGTTAAATAAGCATGAAATTCAAATTAGTATGAGTCGAAAAGGAGATCCTTATGACAATGCATGCATTGAATCCTTTCATGCAAGTTTGAAAAAAGATTTAGTTCATCGAAGACGATTTAAGACACGTAGTGAAGCAGTAAAGGCAATCAATCATTATATTGGTGGTTTTTATAATGAGAGAAGGAAACACTCAACTTTAGGGTATTGTTCTCCTAACCAATTTGAGAGAAAACATAGTCAAGTTGAGTGTAACTCTGTCTCATAAATGGTCCATTTGGTGTTAAAAGTGATTAGTCATGTTTTTGAGTAATCATTTTTAACACCCCACCAAACGAAGTGCGGTAGGTTACCGCCTAAAAAAGTTCCAATTATTTATGTCCACTTTCTTGACAGAACTCCATTACAGTCCGAAACTCAAAAATACAGTCCAAACTAGAGCATTTACGGTCCAAACTCGAATTTTACAGTCCAAACCAAAAAATGATCCAATTCTAAGCTTCAATCACTGTCTCGCAAAACCTGCGAATTCCTTCTTCTAAAATGTCCGCGGGGCATAGGGCAAATGATAGCTTAACATACCCTTCATTGGGTTTGCCATAAATCCCTGATGGAGAGATCAGCACACCATGCTGCAAGCACTTCTCAAATAGTTGTTTATCATTGATCGGTTTGTTTATTTTACACCATAACTCATGACCGCCCTGTGGGATAGCGTAACTAAAAGTTGAATTCTGATTATATTTCTTTAATGTATTCAGTACAATCTTGGAACGAGCATGTAATTTTATTTTTAAATCCTGATTTCGGGCTTTCCATAAACCAGTTCCTAAGTATTCGGTGGCCATCGCTAGGTTGATATTTTGTGGTTGAAGTCTTTGCTGGAACGTGGAGTCATTAATGATGTCGATAATCATCTGTGGAGCTAAAATCCAGCCGATTTCACATAAGGTGTAAAAAGATAAATCACCATGGTCCGCAATATGAATGACACTTTGATTTTCTTCATCTAGTGAAAATAATGTTGGAGATAGTTTTTTTCTGCTTGAGAATGAAAGGTTTCTGAATGCCTCGTATTCTACGATTCCTATTTCTAACTCTTTGCATATTTCTAGTATTCTTTTTTTCTTTTGCACGCTTAGAACGGATGTAGATGGTGACTGAAAAGTAGGGTTGACAAAGATCATTTTTATCCGATGCCGCTTATACAACTGATAAATTTGCTCCGGATCAATTCCTTCTTCTTCGATATCAAGCTTCACGGTTCGAATGCCTTTTGATGAGAAAATATTAGTAGAATAGAGCCATGATGGGCACTCAATCGCTACCGTATCCCCCTCGTTTAGCAAGCTGCTGACAACTAAGTTAATCGATTTGTGTATACCGGCACTTGGGATGACTTGATTTTTACGTACCCGTATCCCGCAATGCTTATCTAAGTGTTCTAATAAGACATCTTTAAACTCTTCACCATATTCTTTATCATACCTAAATGTATTTGTGATGCTTTGTAAAATTTCTTTATATACTCCTTCAGGCATTAAATCTTCGGGAGTGACTATACCATCCGAAAGATTTAAAACATGAGGGTTAGAGAGATTTTCTTTATATCTTAGAAGGAGAGGGTCACTTGGTGTGAAGTTGCGAGACTTAATTTTGCTCCAAGTAAATAAGTCTTTTAAGGATAATCCCCACATAGTTTCTTTAACAATTGTGCCTTTTCTTGGAATGGATTCGATGAGACCAATCGAAGTTAAATGATTATAGGCACTAATGATGGTCGATCTATCTACATTCAGCTGAGTTGCTAACTCTCGATTCGTTGGTAAAAAAGATCCTGGTAGGATAGTTCCGTTCATGATTAGCTGTTCGAGCTGTTCTGCAATCTGTCTATATTTCGGTTTATTAGTTTCTGTAAGAATGATATTCAGCGTACTCTCCTCCTTTACACCATTATCAAAATATTACAATTGTTACAAGTGTAATAGAATTGTAACAAAATAGACTTATTTATGTCAATAAATACCAAGCGACTCTTTCCGGCATAAATAGACAAAAAAAGTCGGACCCCGAGAGTCCGACTTTTTTATTAATTTAAAACAACATCCTTAAAGAATGGAGTTCCATTAAAGTTACAGAATGCACCAGAAGCGATCCCGTTTGTTGCGAAGTTAAAGTCTTGGTGATGAGTAAATACCATTGGTACATCATCGACTAAAATTTCAGAGATTTGTTTGTAAAGATCGTTTCGCTCATTTTGGTCTGTGCTTTGACGTGCTCTATCTAGTAGGTCATCAACTACAGGGTTTGAGTAGAAGGTACGGTTACCAGGGCCGCCGTGAGTAGTTGAATGGAATGGTGCATATAAACCATAGTCTGCATCAGCTGTAACTGCTGTCCAACCAAGAACGAACATCTCGTGTTCACCTGCTGCTGTTTTCTCTAGGTAAGTAGCCCATACCATTTTTTCAATCGCTACTTCAATACCGATTTGTGCTAACTGTGATTGAACTAACTCAGCGATATCCGTACGCTCTTTGTTCCCGTCATCAACCATTAAAGTTGTTTTAAATCCATTTGGGAAACCAGCTTCAGCTAGTAATGCTTTCGCGCCTTCAACATCATAAGCAAGTGGATTAAGATCTGTTGAAGATCCGGTCACTAGTGGAGCAAGAGGACCGACAGCCATTAATCCATTTCCATCTAAAATACCATCAACAATATCTTCTTTTTTAAGAGCCATTGAAATCGCTTGACGTACTTTTTTATTGTCAAACGGTTTTTTACCTAAGTTGAAACCAACATAGTCCATACGAGTACTCTTAATTCTATTCACTGTTACACCAGCAAGTTGTTCAACACGGTTAACATCTGAAGGACCAACCAACATCGCATGAGCCTCACCAGTTTCAAGCATTGCTACGCGTGTTGCTTGCTCAGGAACAATTTTGATTGTGAGAGTATCTACACTTGTTTTATTTCCCCAATAATCTTCATATCTTTCAAACTTAATTTCGTTACCTGCTTCCCAAG encodes:
- a CDS encoding PspC domain-containing protein; this translates as MKVKRLYRTQHDRKLAGVCGGLGKYFNIDPTVVRIIFILLIIPTAFLTMPIAYLIATFLIPNEQDVI
- a CDS encoding phage holin family protein, translated to MRWLIHLLVNSVVLVVVAGYFEGFYLESVSAAILASVLLSIINVLIKPILVILTLPVTVVTFGLFLFVINAITLMITAALMGDAFQISGFGMAIIASIIISLLNMLINNFVVKPMQKK
- a CDS encoding transposase, producing the protein MGKHYDQEYKDYVAKLIVEEGRKIRELSYELEISHSTVGNWVRDFKQRRNTSSSKEEYITPKELEKLKKQHEAELQKLKEENEILKKAMHIFTKNPM
- a CDS encoding IS3 family transposase; this translates as MYNFIFAHRDEHTVVKMCKVLGVSTSGFYKWVDKQNSSVQSEKETYKEEVKQKIKKSYHLSMGTYGSPRVHDDLVEWGYTISEKTVARLMKEMGLRAIPEEKYVVTTDSNHDLNVYPDLVKRQFNVDEPNRVWVSDITYIWTLEGWVYLASIMDLFSRKIVGWRAEAHMKKELTIQALNMALVSRQPQPTDQLIHHSDRGSQYCSNGYIDLLNKHEIQISMSRKGDPYDNACIESFHASLKKDLVHRRRFKTRSEAVKAINHYIGGFYNERRKHSTLGYCSPNQFERKHSQVECNSVS
- a CDS encoding PLP-dependent aminotransferase family protein, whose product is MNIILTETNKPKYRQIAEQLEQLIMNGTILPGSFLPTNRELATQLNVDRSTIISAYNHLTSIGLIESIPRKGTIVKETMWGLSLKDLFTWSKIKSRNFTPSDPLLLRYKENLSNPHVLNLSDGIVTPEDLMPEGVYKEILQSITNTFRYDKEYGEEFKDVLLEHLDKHCGIRVRKNQVIPSAGIHKSINLVVSSLLNEGDTVAIECPSWLYSTNIFSSKGIRTVKLDIEEEGIDPEQIYQLYKRHRIKMIFVNPTFQSPSTSVLSVQKKKRILEICKELEIGIVEYEAFRNLSFSSRKKLSPTLFSLDEENQSVIHIADHGDLSFYTLCEIGWILAPQMIIDIINDSTFQQRLQPQNINLAMATEYLGTGLWKARNQDLKIKLHARSKIVLNTLKKYNQNSTFSYAIPQGGHELWCKINKPINDKQLFEKCLQHGVLISPSGIYGKPNEGYVKLSFALCPADILEEGIRRFCETVIEA
- a CDS encoding glutathione ABC transporter substrate-binding protein — its product is MRIFKKIHLVLLLCFVLALAACTSNEETAGGKKGGDLVFLLASDAPTLDPHGSNDTATTNATSQIFERLVEYDENGKLAPALATEFKQLDELNWEFKLRQGVKFHDGTDFNAEAVKITFDRILDPEFASPRVTVVNMIEEVIVKDEYTVVVKTKNPFAPLATHLAHNAGSIISPKAIQTERDGGLKVTENPVGTGAFKYVSWEAGNEIKFERYEDYWGNKTSVDTLTIKIVPEQATRVAMLETGEAHAMLVGPSDVNRVEQLAGVTVNRIKSTRMDYVGFNLGKKPFDNKKVRQAISMALKKEDIVDGILDGNGLMAVGPLAPLVTGSSTDLNPLAYDVEGAKALLAEAGFPNGFKTTLMVDDGNKERTDIAELVQSQLAQIGIEVAIEKMVWATYLEKTAAGEHEMFVLGWTAVTADADYGLYAPFHSTTHGGPGNRTFYSNPVVDDLLDRARQSTDQNERNDLYKQISEILVDDVPMVFTHHQDFNFATNGIASGAFCNFNGTPFFKDVVLN